cggaccagccatctctgcaggtaagtggacaccaggggggactaagtagccagaggattaaaaaaaaaaatcactacacagcgtggattctaacaattaaagcgttcagttgttagattccatgctgtatagtgaataggattgtttttaaaatccgatctccgattagtaaaaaaatcccatcgacttgcattgggatcggaattgggatcgagatcgggttcgaatgaaaaatgatcggaaatcggattttaaaatcgatcctgaaaagtcaagatcggctcaaccctaattttaatTCATAATTAACATTGACCACACTTCTATTTTATTTCGGCATCATTTTTCAATGTCCTTTCATAGTTCTAgaatgttagaaggcttataaatttggtaacaaatttttcaaatttacaagaaaatttcaagattctGTTTTCTAGAGATTTAATCAGTGGTGAAGTGGCTTTGAAGGGTCCATATTAtatccccataaatgaccccatattAGAACCTGAATCCCATAACTATTCAAAACACTGTTTAGGAACTTGTTAACCTTTTGGATGTACCACAGAAATTAAGGCAAGGTGGAGGTGAAATaatcttactttttttttctagtttgttGTTTTAAACCATTTTTTCCCTTGTAACAAAAACAGGTTTaacagcaaccccccccccccccaacctcatAATGTATTACGCAATTTGTAGAGTTATGTTATATGTTGTCAAAGTGCGCCACGTAACTCCTGAAAGAGCACATTATGGATTGTGGGGTAGTCATTTTATTAGGATATGCAGGACCCCGGAGGTACCAGATAAAGGGAAAACCTCAAAAAGCTACGCCATTTTGGAAACTGAACACCTTAAAGAATTAATCTATAAGCGATGTAACCATTTTGGATCCAATGTTTATTCGCTGGACTTGAACTTGGccatcaattttttaaaaaaattaaatattttcatTTCTATCGATTTTTGATCAATTTTATCCATTTTTCATGGGAATAAAATATCTCATTTTGATACACATTTCCTCCCAAGTATGGCAATACCCCacgtgtgggtataaactgctgtttgggtacaTGGAAGgactttgtaacaaaaaaaaaaaatccatataaatCATGTAAAAAGAGTCCTTGGAACATCAGCACAGTACTTCTCTGATGTCATGACGCTTGGCATGTGGCACTAGGCGCATAAAATCATAGAAAAGCACCAGGAAGACACCATTCGTCGGGCACTGGGAGGAGGTCcagaagaggtaacggaaggtgagtataattgttttttttttttttactttgtcctCTCTTCTGGGCCTCCACCAGTTACTCTCTGGAGTCCCAagtgacctcagagtataataatttctgtTCATCTAAgattcagtttcattaaaaaccaaCCAATTTAGAATATTTGGGCTGACCCCGGCTCGGTACCAGTGGATTCGGCCATCTCAAattattgtgagccccatttaggcatcacaatgtacattttttttcctatcagtatgtctttgtagaattggagcaaatccacacaaacacagggagaacatacaaactccttgcagaagttgttcctggtgggaatcgaacccaggactccagtgctgctaggctggtgctagtgctaaccactgagccaccgtgttgccccaaattATCCCAGGAATTTGAGATTTCTCTGATCCAAAGAGACCTGAGACACAGGACCATCCATGAGTTTCtttgcaaaacaaaacaaaaatcacaTCTTTACGACAGTTGAACtcgatttgcataataatttggaacaccgTCTAGTGAATAGATAAACCCATTCACCAGAGATAACTGGTACAGCACACTCAATGCACCCCCATTGAAGTGATGTCTGACTGCCAAGACCCCCATCGATCCAAGAAATGGGGGTGTTTTTCCACTAACTCACGTTAGGCTGGATTCAGGGGAAAGCAATGCCCATTCTTAGGATCGTGGGGGTCTCTGCAGTCAGACCTCTACCGATCAGACTTGTCAGTGGTGGAAAGTGTTCCCATTCACTTCGATCAGGTATTTACCGCCTAACCTAggaatagaggataaatacttttcatggcatCATTGAAAGGGGACTGGGGTCATATTGACAAATGAATTGTGTGAGCTGGTGAACAACCCTGAGGGTACAGTAAGTTCAGCGGAGCAGTATCCAAATCCAACTATGGAGTTCTATGGAGGGAGACTGAAGCCTTTATAGCAAAACAGTGCTGCTTAACAAGGTGGAGGGTTCACTGGCTGATACTTGTGCTGAATTACATCATTGTCTTAAGCTTAGCTCATTTCACCTGGCTAAATGCAATGAAGTGAAGGACACAGAGGAAAGTGAGGTTTATGCAGGAGGTGGAACTTCCGAGAGATGTCTGTTTGCACCGCCATTGAGTACAGTACTTATATACCACCATGTAGTGAGTGGCCACACAGCTGACCATGGTCTTCCTGGCAGCCTTCTGCAGTTCTGAACCAGCCAAGGACAGGACATCCTCTGCCAATATGACTAGATAATGCTGCCTGAGGCAACAGCCCATGTTTCCTCATGACTGGTGTGCCCCTGCTAGCAACCATCAAATTCCTCTTACCTTTTACGAAGGTCAGAGCCTCCTGTCTAATgtgttgcagtatattgtaaaatccattgacttctattaaaGGCTGTCTATGGCATtctgtaatacaataatgataGGCCTGGGAGCCTAAATATACGGTTATCATGGTAATGGTTTGCTGCCCCTGGATCTTCCTCTAAGGGATGGTGAACTGATTCAACATGATGGCACCAGCCCACTCCTCAGACCTGTTTGACCAAGGCATCTGAAGAGGTAATGACCatgatcagagatgactctgatcacaggcattgccACCAGGTCGTCTTCATTGTATAAAACAGTGCAGTGGAGACCCAGTGGCCAAGGAACCCACCGACACTCACTGTATATGTCTGGACAATGTTGGGTCTTTGGTCTATGTCCTAGGGGTTCCTGGTGGGCCGACCCCAGAATAATTTTATCCGGTGGGCTGAGGGAACCTTAGTTTGAAACTACGTCATAATGTTTTTAAGGTAGTTTGTACTGAACCAATTTGGACCAAATCAaacttttgataaaaaaaaaaatggccgaataggaaacaaaacaaattttaaaagattctttatttaaaaaacaaaacaaaaacaacaattgGGATAATTTTTTCCCTTTATTTGTAATTCCTCAAAACATAGGAATGAGCAACAGTCATAAGATTCCAAACCGAAAcgacataaaatgtaataaaaatggcGAACCTTACCCCGCAGCATTCACCAATCCTGAAAAACCCAGTAATAACCCCAAGCGCTGTGACGTTTACCTCCGCAAAGAGCAATGGGGTACGGGGGTACGGGAACTGTGTGGGCATGGCCTTCCCTACTGCCGCTCCAgctctgtttggtgtcactgacTCCCCTCTACCCTGGCTGAAGACggacggaggaaagtggagtcgGCCATGTGACAGAGctgaagtattaggctgaggccccacggtgcggaaatgcagcttcttttgttgcagatagagcagaaaggagaagtataagaacttcctatatattctccattccctcaGTAGCTATttttggcttttgctcaaaaaactgcaacaaaatctgcaacaaaagaagctgcgtttctgcattgtggggcctcaCCCTTAGCGGGGAAGATCAGAGCTACCCTCCGCATAGCGAACCTTCAGGGATCGAGGTGTATAACggtaataaagcttatccagtgcAGGCAATGTGACAGTAAGCTGTATTTGTTCCTGGAATtaaacactctatctatctatctatctatctatctatctatctatctatctatctatctacctatctatctatcatctatctatctcctatctatctatctatctatctatctatctatctatcatctatctatcatctatctatctatctatctatctatctatctatctatctatctatctatctatctcctatctatctatctcctatctatctatctatctcctatctatctatcatctatctatctatctcctatctatctatctatctatctcctatctatctatctatctatctatctatctatctatctatctcctatctatctatctatctatctatctatctatctatctatcatctatctatctcctatctatctatctatctatctatctatctatctatctatctcctatctatctatctatctatctatctatctatctcctatctatctatctatctatctatctatctatctatctatcatctatctatctatctatctatctatctatctatctcctatctatctcctatctatctatctatctatctatctatctatctcctatctatctatctatctatctatctatctatctatctatcatctatctatctatctcctatctatctatctatctatctatctatctatctatctatcaatctcctatctatctatctatctatctatctaactatctatctatctatctatctatctatctatctatctatccaaactACATACAGAAATTGATcttcttcatctgtttctggaAAACTTCATCTCTTACACCATAAATGAAAGGACTGATAAATCTGGGAATGATTACGAAAAAGAAAAAATTGGTTGTAGGTATGAAAAAGAAATTGTTTAAGGAATACTTATCAGTAGTAGAGGCGACAACGATCATCAAACATAATATGAGCTGGAGGGCATGAAGAAGGACGGTCTTCTCTGCTTTGTAGGCAGAAGACTTCCCAGAACCACTTTTTCGAGCCACCAAAATGATTTTGACATAGGTGAAGAGGATGACCAATCCCACCGCGGGAAAGGTGATGATACCATTCAAAATCCTTACGATCTCTTGCACCTTGCTCATTTGAAATGCTTGCCAATCACATAACATGCTGGTGGAGAAGAAACCTCTTGGCATTGAGATGCACAAGGCAATAAAGTCCAGAAATTGTGGAGTAAGACCCAGAAGCCATATGAATCCGATGGCCAAAAGGGACCTTTGCGCTGTCCAGATTTCTGAATGTCTCAGTGGGTAGCAAATGGCAATGTAACGTTCCAAGGACATGGTGGCCAAGTTGTAGGGTGTAACCATGTATGAACATGCAGGGAGTAAGCAAAGGGTGTAACATAAGGGCACAGGGATATATACAAAATATGTTGTGATAGGGAAGAGGATTATTATTGCCAAGAGCACCACGGTGTCATTTAGGATCAAGTGGACGAAGAGGATGTAGCGAGCGTTCTCCCGAACATGAGGTCTGGTGAAGAAGACATGTAAGATGATGGCCACAAAGTAGATGAAGACACAGTAACACAGGAGTGTTAAAGAAAAAATGGTGTTCTTTACAATTCTTAGTTGACTAATTGCAATGTTGTTTACCTCAGTGAAATTGAACATTACGAGAACTGCCCAGGAAATGCTTTTGGTTGAAGGTCTTGTACTGAAAAAAAACCACAGACCAAGCTGAATAAACAAGCAAGAGTTACACTATGACTCCCTGACCACCCGGAGGCTACAATAACACTGCTACAACTGATGAGTAAAGAAATTGTAGACAACCTACATTCTGGACTTGTGATGACTGCTTAACATTTATTTTACAGACCAACATTAGGTTGGCCATACTGTGTCTTATATATCGAAGACTGCCAAGATAAgacaattataataattatacactatgtattatagatatatatgggaagaatatgcaaatccgccttccatgatgtaattaggaagacagttgctgcctcattgttgcaaaccaatagagggcgctcactggaatgtgcaagcctgtcttaagacaggattccagtgaaataacccaataatggctgctccctttagcctcatgcccgaccttccaagaggcctttgtttagcaatgacgctgggattattaccaggttatagatatatagtcctaggagccctgacagtgttatacactatgtattatagatagatacctaggagccctgacagtgtcatacactatgtattatagataggttcccaggagccctgacagtttcatacactatgtattatagataggtacccaggagccctgacagtgttatacactatgtattatagataggttcctaggagccctgtcagtgtcatacactatgtattatagataggttcctaggaggcctgacagtgtcatacactatgtattatagataggttcctaggagccctgacagtgtcatacactatgtattatagataggttcctaggaggcctgacagtgtcatacactatgtattatagatatatagtcctaggagccctgacagtgttatacactatgtattatagataggtacctaggagccctgacagtgtcatacactatgtattatagataggttcccaggagccctgacagtgtcatacactatgtattatagataggttcccaggagccctgacagtgtcatacgctatgtattatagataggttcctaggagccctgacagtgtcatacgctatgtattatagataggttcctaggagtcctgacagtgttatatactatgtattatagataggttcctaggagccctgacagtgtcatacactatgtattatagataggttcctaggagtcctgacagtgttatatactatgtattatagataggttcctaggagccctgacagtgtcatacactatgtctaatagataggttcctagcagccctgacagtgttatatgctatgtattatagatgggttactaggagccctgacagtgtcatacagtatgtattatagattgtgttagggacatcaaggggtcctcataatagagtatgttgcagagttccaaatcaaataacaggcctggagaagtcacacacacacacacacacacacacacacacacacagagctgacagtgtatcaagtgagttctaattttaatggtgcaaaaaggtagtttaaatacaatacagacaaaagcaggttggactattctaatgacatgattggttgtagagttataacataaggtgtggcacatgactattggataaagcctaatgtaatctgcatctcattattcctttccaaactgggatgacctttctcatgaaataaagaagaatttaaaaTGTTTATGTGTAAtctaacatcttacactaattctagatgtatatatcacagcaagagagataatgatcacatgctggtcagaCCACTCCAGCCTTGGGCTAACGATCAATAGGTTATAGAACCTGCTTCtacacacaccttcaaagatgagacccttaccacaaacagataagcagttataacccatccattaacattccttacgccttatcccctaaaggggtctcttagactctaaacagacatgcttatacagtttatatataaaagattacaagatggctgacaaaatacaagatggagggtGTGATTCTaacaataggttcctaggagccctgacagtgatatacactatgcattatagataggttcctaggagccctgacagtgatatacactatgcattatagataggttcctaggaggcctgacagtgtcatacactatgtattatagatatatagtcctaggagccctgacagtgttatacactatgtattatagataggtacctaggagccctgacagtgtcatacactatgtattatagataggttcctaggagccctgacagtgtcatacactatgtattatagatatatagtcctaggagccctgacagtgttatacactatgtattatagataggttcctaggagtcctgacagtgttatacactatgtattatagataggttcctagaagccctgacagtgtcatacactatgtattatagataggttcctaggagtcctgacagtgtcatacactatgtattatagataggttcctaggagccctgacagtgttatacactatatattatagataggttcttaggagctttgacagtgtcatacactatgtattatagataggttcctaggagccctgacagtgttatacactatatattatagataggttcttaggagcttTGACAGTCATACACAGAAGGTTTTGCAggctacaaagggactacaccatggccacctatctGGAGAGAGTAGaccaccccaaacacaggcagaccctgagccggtacagactgagcgcccacaacctagagatggagacggggtgacacaggcagacgtacaagccacgggagaacagattgtgccagtactgtgacatgggggccctagaagacgagacccacttcctgctacactgcaccaaatactcagctgtgagggctgtctactaccaaagactctctgcccacatcccagacttcatatctgcagacgagaagaggaaactctacatcct
This sequence is a window from Leptodactylus fuscus isolate aLepFus1 chromosome 2, aLepFus1.hap2, whole genome shotgun sequence. Protein-coding genes within it:
- the LOC142194162 gene encoding odorant receptor 131-2-like, encoding MFNFTEVNNIAISQLRIVKNTIFSLTLLCYCVFIYFVAIILHVFFTRPHVRENARYILFVHLILNDTVVLLAIIILFPITTYFVYIPVPLCYTLCLLPACSYMVTPYNLATMSLERYIAICYPLRHSEIWTAQRSLLAIGFIWLLGLTPQFLDFIALCISMPRGFFSTSMLCDWQAFQMSKVQEIVRILNGIITFPAVGLVILFTYVKIILVARKSGSGKSSAYKAEKTVLLHALQLILCLMIVVASTTDKYSLNNFFFIPTTNFFFFVIIPRFISPFIYGVRDEVFQKQMKKINFCM